Proteins from one Deinococcus planocerae genomic window:
- a CDS encoding type III polyketide synthase, whose amino-acid sequence MPTMPALPALRSLVTGLPPYRVPQSDIREAARTLFPRMAARPHMLDVFDNAQIKFRALSRPLEWYLEPRGFGEKNAVFVEEARALTLRLAREALERAEIAPGDVDAVVVVNTSGLSTPSLDASLIEALGLNRHAARLPVWGLGCAGGAAGLARAADLVRAGYRRVLYVAVELCSLTLVKGDESGSNFVGTALFADGGAALVVTAPDVPGPAPLLSLHGGYSTLIEDSEDIMGWDVVDDGLKVRFSRDIPTLVHSMMAQNVAGALAAHGWTREEVETFVVHPGGVKVLSAYEDALELPEGALNTSRRVLCRHGNMSSVTVLFVLEETLRSGPQGKALLSAMGPGFSAEHVLIEFPG is encoded by the coding sequence ATGCCCACCATGCCTGCCCTCCCCGCCTTGCGCTCGCTCGTCACCGGGCTGCCGCCCTACCGCGTCCCGCAGTCGGACATCCGGGAGGCGGCCCGGACCCTCTTCCCGCGCATGGCGGCCCGCCCCCACATGCTCGACGTGTTCGACAACGCCCAGATCAAGTTTCGCGCCCTCTCCCGCCCCCTGGAGTGGTACCTGGAGCCGCGCGGCTTCGGGGAGAAGAACGCCGTCTTCGTCGAGGAGGCCCGCGCCCTGACCCTGCGGCTGGCCCGCGAGGCGCTGGAGCGGGCGGAGATTGCCCCGGGCGACGTGGACGCCGTGGTCGTCGTGAACACCAGCGGCCTGAGCACCCCCAGCCTCGACGCCTCCCTGATCGAGGCGCTTGGCCTCAACCGCCACGCCGCGCGCCTGCCCGTGTGGGGCCTGGGCTGCGCGGGGGGAGCGGCGGGGCTCGCGCGGGCCGCCGATCTCGTGCGCGCGGGATACCGGCGCGTGCTGTACGTAGCCGTCGAGCTGTGCAGCCTGACCCTGGTGAAGGGCGACGAGTCGGGGAGCAACTTCGTGGGCACGGCCCTCTTCGCGGACGGCGGCGCGGCCCTCGTCGTCACCGCGCCCGACGTGCCCGGCCCGGCCCCCTTGCTCAGCCTCCACGGCGGCTACTCCACCCTGATCGAGGACTCCGAGGACATCATGGGCTGGGACGTGGTGGACGACGGCCTCAAGGTCCGCTTCTCCCGCGACATCCCCACCCTCGTCCACTCGATGATGGCCCAGAACGTGGCCGGGGCCCTCGCCGCCCACGGCTGGACGCGGGAGGAGGTGGAGACCTTCGTCGTCCACCCGGGCGGCGTGAAAGTCCTCTCCGCCTACGAGGACGCGCTGGAGTTGCCCGAGGGTGCCCTGAACACCAGCCGCCGCGTCCTGTGCCGCCACGGCAACATGAGCAGCGTGACCGTCCTGTTCGTGCTGGAAGAGACCCTGCGCAGTGGCCCGCAGGGGAAGGCCCTTCTGAGCGCGATGGGGCCGGGCTTCAGCGCGGAGCACGTGTTGATCGAGTTTCCGGGTTGA
- a CDS encoding aldo/keto reductase → MTTLEVGAAQSGTFRIGGELEVNRLGFGAMRITGEGIWGDPADREGALATLRRLPDLGVNFIDTADSYGPAVSEELIREALSPYDTVVVATKGGLTRTGPDVWIPVGRPEYLKQQAYLSRRRLGVERIDLWQLHRIDSKVPRDEQFAAIRELIDEGVIRFAGLSEVSVEEIEAARQVFPVATVQNLYNLVNRKSEDVLDHCEREGIGFIPWYPLAAGGLTREGSVLDEVSRRLGATPSQVALAWVLRRSPVMLPIPGTGKVKHLEENVAAAGLQLSDEDFRSLDEVGRQEWESKRRR, encoded by the coding sequence ATGACGACACTGGAAGTGGGCGCCGCGCAGAGCGGCACGTTCCGCATCGGGGGAGAGCTGGAGGTCAACCGCCTGGGCTTCGGGGCCATGCGGATCACGGGCGAAGGGATCTGGGGTGACCCCGCCGACCGCGAGGGGGCCCTCGCCACCCTGCGCCGCCTGCCTGACCTCGGGGTGAACTTCATCGACACCGCCGACTCGTACGGCCCGGCGGTCAGCGAGGAACTCATCCGCGAGGCCCTGTCCCCCTACGACACGGTGGTGGTCGCCACCAAGGGTGGGCTCACCCGAACGGGTCCCGACGTGTGGATTCCGGTGGGCCGCCCCGAGTACCTCAAGCAGCAGGCGTACCTCTCGCGCCGCCGCCTGGGCGTCGAGCGCATCGACTTGTGGCAACTGCACCGCATCGACTCCAAAGTCCCGCGCGACGAGCAGTTCGCCGCCATCCGCGAGCTGATCGACGAGGGCGTCATCCGCTTCGCCGGGCTGAGCGAGGTCAGCGTCGAGGAGATCGAGGCCGCCCGGCAGGTCTTCCCCGTCGCCACCGTGCAGAACCTCTACAACCTCGTGAACCGCAAGAGCGAGGACGTCCTCGACCACTGCGAGCGCGAGGGCATCGGCTTCATCCCGTGGTATCCCCTCGCGGCGGGCGGCCTGACCCGCGAGGGCAGCGTCCTCGACGAGGTGTCGCGTCGCCTGGGCGCCACGCCGTCGCAGGTCGCGCTCGCCTGGGTCCTGAGGCGCAGCCCGGTCATGCTTCCCATTCCCGGCACGGGGAAGGTCAAGCACCTCGAGGAGAACGTGGCCGCCGCCGGGCTCCAACTCTCCGACGAGGACTTCCGCAGCCTCGACGAGGTGGGCCGTCAGGAGTGGGAGAGCAAGCGGCGGCGCTGA
- a CDS encoding GNAT family N-acetyltransferase, translating into MPKLRDPYPEDHAPLAALLGEHWREFTSPEDFARSLENRAPESRVLHRVLAGAGGEVLGYGRAIHHPWQSAGTFEGLVLVHPGAHGRGLGQLLADEVWTFARRHGATRLRAFLHDDPASLAFARRWGFTVTHHAFVSRLDVTTFDEAPFVSALERAHVSGLRFTTLAREGMTEQSKRALYALNRAAGLDVPDSGGTFPPYEHFDRQVFRASWFDPSGQILAVDGGRYVGLGALGVNAGSGVGENAFTGVDRAYRGRGLATAPKLLVVREARRRGVRLLETGNDSRNAPILRVNRRFGYVPLPGWFTVEAPL; encoded by the coding sequence ATGCCCAAGCTGCGCGACCCGTACCCGGAAGACCACGCGCCGCTCGCCGCCCTGCTGGGCGAGCACTGGCGGGAATTCACCTCGCCGGAGGACTTCGCCCGGAGCCTGGAGAACCGGGCCCCGGAGTCGCGGGTGCTGCACCGCGTCCTCGCAGGGGCAGGCGGCGAAGTGCTGGGCTATGGGCGGGCCATCCACCACCCCTGGCAGAGCGCGGGGACCTTCGAGGGGCTGGTCCTGGTCCACCCAGGGGCACACGGGCGCGGCCTGGGACAACTCCTCGCCGACGAGGTGTGGACCTTCGCGCGGCGGCACGGGGCCACCCGCCTGCGGGCGTTCCTGCACGACGACCCGGCCTCGCTGGCTTTTGCGCGGAGGTGGGGCTTCACCGTGACGCACCACGCCTTCGTCTCGCGGCTGGACGTGACCACCTTCGACGAGGCGCCCTTCGTGTCCGCGCTGGAGCGGGCGCACGTCTCCGGGCTCCGCTTCACCACCCTGGCGCGGGAGGGGATGACCGAGCAGAGCAAGCGGGCGCTGTACGCCCTCAACCGGGCCGCGGGGCTGGACGTGCCGGACAGTGGCGGCACCTTTCCACCCTACGAGCACTTCGACCGGCAGGTTTTCCGGGCGTCGTGGTTCGATCCCTCGGGCCAGATTCTGGCGGTGGACGGCGGGCGGTACGTGGGGCTCGGCGCCCTGGGCGTCAACGCCGGAAGCGGGGTGGGCGAGAACGCCTTCACGGGCGTGGACCGGGCCTACCGGGGGCGCGGGCTCGCCACCGCGCCGAAGCTGCTCGTCGTCCGGGAAGCCCGGCGGCGCGGGGTACGACTCCTCGAGACGGGCAACGACAGCCGCAACGCGCCGATCCTGAGGGTCAACCGCCGCTTCGGCTACGTGCCGCTGCCGGGCTGGTTCACGGTGGAGGCGCCGCTCTGA